A single genomic interval of Spinacia oleracea cultivar Varoflay chromosome 6, BTI_SOV_V1, whole genome shotgun sequence harbors:
- the LOC110797645 gene encoding probable indole-3-acetic acid-amido synthetase GH3.6: MRDEDLINKIEETTIDANRCQQETLATILNTNGKVGYLRRYLGDQIDADTFRRVVPLSTYDDYADHIDRMADGMPDHGDEDGCHFLSVDPLICFFLSSGTSGIKSKMIPYYDSASSKAASFLAHYGSSAIQRRLFPQKASVNKSLWFIYASNVTVTKSGFKAMAASTLPLSGNKETQSQFLSTCIAPAQVVKGSNLQQQMYCHLLCGLRKFEIIDSIRAPYAIALIKAFSVLQTKWEQLCTDLEFGCVTSEITDTAMRDSVNELLGGPQEEIAHRVRSICQEKDWGGIIGKLWPNARFVRCITTGSMQQYYKKLKHYAGDIQLLGGEYFASECCVGINMDSIQPPETTRFVMLPTAAYFEFLPFDLNDNDNGFPSEETVDFSEVEVGKMYEVVVTTYRGLYRYRLGDIVKVVGFYNSSLELEFVMRAPKNANEVLTERDLFRAVENLELAGGSLLHGQIVEFSAFMDLDSATKRVKIFLEFSDGCMLLSKEKKDELILVLESCQSTIEDGLGAMYNLKRGNGEIGTLVLSVVQSGTFDLLLHKAVENGAPASQYKPPKIIRKQEMCSFMDANSALTICFN, encoded by the exons atgagagaCGAGGATCTCATAAACAAGATTGAGGAGACAACCATAGATGCCAATCGTTGTCAACAAGAAACGCTAGCCACCATCCTTAATACAAATGGTAAAGTTGGATACCTCCGGCGCTACCTCGGAGATCAGATAGACGCCGACACTTTTCGTCGAGTCGTGCCGTTGTCTACTTATGATGATTACGCCGATCATATTGATCGGATGGCCGATGGAATGCCGGATCACGGCGATGAGGATGGTTGTCATTTTCTCTCAGTTGATCCACTAATATGTTTTTTTCTCAG CTCAGGGACGAGTGGTATAAAGTCAAAGATGATACCATATTATGATTCAGCATCGTCTAAGGCCGCCTCCTTCTTGGCTCATTATGGCAGCTCAGCCATCCAACGCAG GTTGTTCCCTCAGAAGGCATCAGTGAATAAGAGCCTGTGGTTTATATATGCTAGCAATGTCACTGTTACAAAAAGTGGGTTCAAGGCAATGGCTGCATCAACACTACCTTTATCAGGCAACAAAGAAACCCAGTCTCAGTTCCTTTCTACATGTATCGCTCCTGCACAAGTCGTTAAAGGTTCGAATTTACAGCAGCAGATGTACTGTCATCTTCTATGTGGCCTTAGAAAGTTTGAGATTATAGATTCTATACGAGCGCCGTATGCTATAGCTTTGATCAAGGCATTCTCTGTTCTACAAACCAAGTGGGAGCAGCTTTGTACGGATCTTGAATTCGGGTGTGTGACTTCAGAAATCACAGATACTGCAATGCGAGACTCAGTCAATGAACTTCTCGGTGGGCCTCAGGAAGAAATCGCTCACAGGGTTCGATCAATTTGTCAAGAAAAGGATTGGGGAGGGATTATTGGTAAGCTATGGCCAAATGCTAGATTTGTCAGGTGTATTACTACAGGGAGTATGCAACAGTATTACAAGAAACTGAAGCACTATGCAGGTGATATACAGTTGTTAGGTGGTGAGTATTTTGCTTCAGAATGTTGTGTGGGTATCAACATGGATAGTATACAACCTCCTGAAACGACCCGTTTTGTCATGCTCCCAACTGCGGCTTACTTTGAATTTCTTCCATTCGATTTAAACGATAATGATAATGGTTTTCCATCTGAAGAAACAGTTGATTTTTCTGAGGTGGAAGTGGGGAAGATGTATGAGGTTGTTGTGACTACTTACAGAGGATTGTATCGCTATCGTTTAGGTGATATAGTAAAAGTGGTAGGCTTCTATAACTCATCACTTGAACTGGAGTTTGTCATGAGAGCTCCTAAAAATGCTAATGAAGTTTTGACTGAGAGAGACTTGTTCAGAGCTGTTGAGAACTTGGAGCTTGCAGGGGGAAGTCTGTTACATGGGCAGATAGTAGAGTTTTCCGCTTTTATGGACTTAGATTCAGCAACTAAACGCGTAAAGATCTTTCTTGAGTTTTCTGACGGATGTATGCTTCTAAGTAAAGAGAAGAAAGACGAGTTGATTTTGGTTCTTGAAAGCTGCCAGTCTACTATTGAAGATGGATTGGGAGCCATGTATAATCTGAAGAGAGGGAACGGAGAAATCGGGACTTTAGTGTTATCAGTTG